Proteins from a single region of Equus asinus isolate D_3611 breed Donkey chromosome 17, EquAss-T2T_v2, whole genome shotgun sequence:
- the LRRC4C gene encoding leucine-rich repeat-containing protein 4C, with product MLNKMTLHPQQIMIGPRFNRALFDPLLVVLLALQLLVVAGLVRAQTCPSVCSCSNQFSKVICVRKNLREVPDGISTNTRLLNLHENQIQIIKVNSFKHLRHLEILQLSRNHIRTIEIGAFNGLANLNTLELFDNRLTTIPNGAFVYLSKLKELWLRNNPIESIPSYAFNRIPSLRRLDLGELKRLSYISEGAFEGLSNLRYLNLAMCNLREIPNLTPLIKLDELDLSGNHLSAIRPGSFQGLMHLQKLWMIQSQIQVIERNAFDNLQSLVEINLAHNNLTLLPHDLFTPLHHLERIHLHHNPWNCNCDILWLSWWIKDMAPSNTACCARCNTPPNLKGRYIGELDQNYFTCYAPVIVEPPADLNVTEGMAAELKCRASTSLTSVSWITPNGTVMTHGAYKVRIAVLSDGTLNFTNVTVQDTGMYTCMVSNSVGNTTASATLNVTAATTTPFSYFSTVTVETMEPSQDEARTTDNNVGPTPVIDWETTNVTTSLMPQSTRSTEKTFTIPVTDINSGIPGIDEVMKTTKIIIGCFVAITLMAAVMLVIFYKMRKQHHRQNHHAPTRTVEIINVDDEITGDTPMESHLPMPAIEHEHLNHYNSYKSPFNHTTTVNTINSIHSSVHEPLLIRMNSKDNVQETQI from the coding sequence ATGTTGAACAAGATGACCTTACATCCACAGCAGATAATGATAGGTCCTAGGTTTAACAGGGCCTTATTTGACCCCCTGCTTGTGGTGCTGCTGGCTCTTCAACTTCTTGTGGTGGCTGGTCTGGTGCGGGCTCAAACCTGCCCTTCCGTCTGCTCCTGCAGCAACCAGTTCAGCAAGGTGATCTGCGTTCGGAAAAACCTCCGCGAGGTTCCAGACGGCATCTCCACCAACACCCGGCTGCTGAACCTCCATGAGAACCAAATCCAGATCATCAAAGTGAACAGCTTCAAGCACTTGAGGCACCTGGAAATCCTACAGTTGAGTAGGAATCATATTAGAACAATTGAAATTGGGGCCTTCAATGGTCTGGCGAACCTCAACACTCTGGAACTCTTTGACAATCGTCTTACTACCATCCCGAATGGAGCTTTTGTATACTTGTCTAAACTGAAGGAGCTCTGGTTGCGAAACAACCCCATTGAAAGCATCCCTTCTTATGCTTTTAACAGAATCCCTTCTTTGCGCCGACTAGACTTAGGGGAATTGAAAAGGCTTTCATACATCTCAGAAGGTGCCTTTGAAGGTCTGTCCAACTTGAGATATTTGAACCTTGCCATGTGCAACCTCCGGGAAATCCCTAATCTTACGCCGCTCATAAAACTCGATGAGCTGGATCTTTCTGGGAATCATTTGTCTGCCATCAGGCCTGGCTCTTTCCAGGGACTGATGCACCTTCAAAAACTGTGGATGATACAGTCTCAGATTCAAGTGATTGAACGGAATGCCTTTGATAACCTTCAGTCTCTCGTGGAGATAAACCTGGCACACAACAATCTAACATTACTGCCTCATGACCTCTTCACACCCTTGCATCATCTAGAGAGGATACACTTACATCACAACCCTTGGAACTGCAATTGTGACATACTGTGGCTCAGCTGGTGGATAAAAGACATGGCCCCCTCCAACACAGCTTGTTGTGCCCGATGTAACACTCCTCCCAATCTGAAAGGGAGGTACATAGGGGAGCTTGACCAGAATTATTTCACTTGCTACGCTCCTGTGATTGTGGAGCCCCCTGCAGACCTCAATGTCACTGAAGGCATGGCAGCTGAGCTGAAATGTCGGGCCTCCACGTCCCTGACCTCTGTATCTTGGATTACTCCAAATGGAACAGTCATGACACATGGTGCATACAAAGTGCGGATAGCTGTGCTCAGTGACGGCACGTTAAATTTCACGAATGTAACCGTGCAAGATACAGGCATGTACACATGTATGGTGAGTAATTCTGTTGGAAATACCACTGCTTCAGCTACCCTGAATGTGACTGCAGCAACCACTACTCCCTTCTCTTACTTTTCAACCGTCACAGTAGAGACTATGGAACCTTCTCAGGATGAGGCAAGGACCACAGACAACAACGTGGGCCCCACTCCAGTGATTGACTGGGAGACCACCAACGTGACCACCTCTCTCATGCCACAGAGCACAAGGTCGACAGAAAAAACATTCACCATCCCAGTGACTGATATAAACAGTGGGATCCCAGGAATTGATGAGGTCATGAAGACTACCAAAATCATCATTGGCTGTTTTGTGGCCATCACGCTTATGGCTGCAGTGATGCTGGTCATTTTCTACAAGATGAGGAAGCAGCACCACCGGCAAAACCATCACGCCCCAACAAGGACTGTTGAAATCATTAATGTGGATGATGAGATTACGGGAGACACACCCATGGAAAGTCACCTGCCCATGCCTGCTATCGAGCATGAGCACCTAAATCACTATAACTCCTACAAATCTCCCTTCAACCACACAACAACAGTTAACACAATAAATTCAATACACAGTTCAGTGCATGAACCGTTATTGATCCGAATGAACTCTAAAGACAATGTACAAGAGACTCAAATCTAA